In the genome of Notamacropus eugenii isolate mMacEug1 chromosome 5, mMacEug1.pri_v2, whole genome shotgun sequence, one region contains:
- the XNDC1N gene encoding protein XNDC1N, translated as MAPVKISHVVSFSSQDSRHPVENLLDSSEPMKPWLGSPQDHSGQLKVELQLERAVPISYIDVGNCGCAFLQVDVGRSSWPPDRPFLTLLPMATLMSPTDSKLGKNCSGVRMFKEGDFLAPAASESWDRLRVTCSQPFNRQQPFGLMFLRVRSLLEPREDPESSQATEHNQEESSVQAPEASPWLASPAIRRTFFPDPQPSLGQVTELRSRLQQLQPGALGRSARMVLSAACRALPSTSKSLECHQREPSPNHTASSDVPEVEEPVSREQNSENESSRTKRQKLQNRRRRPPTTPGPRQRRKERPRQQPPQPQTSRAHGQKSSQCPICAGSFSFEVLPLHAATCGESTPPQPPSPSSSSSSSSLSLSWTPPSLHSEFSPESTSFPTWVQCPICQCQFPEREVVWHASRCGEPPENPWIVLD; from the exons ATGGCTCCTGTGAAGATCAGCCACGTGGTATCATTCTCCTCTCAG GATTCCAGGCACCCCGTGGAAAATCTGCTGGACTCAAGTGAACCAATGAAGCCTTGGCTTGGCTCCCCTCAGGACCACAGTGGGCAGCTCAAGGTGGAGCTACAACTAGAACGGGCTGTGCCCATCAGTTACATTGATGTGG GAAACTGTGGCTGCGCCTTCTTGCAGGTGGATGTGGGACGTTCCTCCTGGCCCCCAGACAGACCTTTTCTGACCTTGCTTCCCATGGCCACACTGATGTCACCAACTGACTCCAAACTGGGAAAGAACTGTTCAGGGGTCCGGATGTTTAAAGAgg GGGATTTTCTGGCCCCAGCAGCAAGTGAGAGCTGGGATAGGCTTCGAGTGACTTGCAGCCAGCCCTTCAACCGTCAGCAGCCCTTTGGTCTCATGTTCCTTCGTGTGCGTTCTCTGTTGGAGCCCAGAGAAGACCCTGAGAGCTCGCAAGCAACTGAGCACAATCAG GAGGAGTCCTCTGTACAAGCACCTGAAGCCAGCCCTTGGCTTGCCAGTCCTGCCATCCGGAGAACATTCTTCCCAGATCCACAGCC gagccttgggcaggtcactgagCTCAGGAGCCGTCTCCAGCAGCTACAGCCTGGGGCTTTAGGACGCTCAGCGAGAATGGTGCTTTCTGCTGCCTGCCGGGCCCTTCCATCTACCTCAAAGAGTCTTGAGTGCCACCAAAGGGAACCATCCCCCAACCACACAGCCAGCTCAG ATGTCCCTGAGGTTGAGGAGCCAGTGTCACGGGAGCAGAACTCAGAGAATGAGTCAAGTAGGACAAAGAGGCAGAAGCTACAAAACCGAAGGAGAAG ACCTCCAACCACCCCAGGTCCACGGCAACGCAGGAAGGAGAGGCCAAGACAACAGCCCCCCCAGCCACAGACAAGTCGTGCCCATGGTCAGAAGAGCAGCCAGTGCCCTATCTGTGCAG GGTCCTTCAGCTTTGAGGTCCTTCCTCTCCATGCTGCCACCTGTGGAGAGAGCACCCCACCTCAGCCACCCTcgccctcctcctcatcctcctcatcctcatTGTCCCTATCTTGGACTCCACCCTCACTACACTCTGAGTTCTCTCCAGAGAGCACATCATTCCCCACCTGGGTGCAGTGCCCCATCTGCCAGTGCCAGTTCCCAGAAAGGGAGGTGGTGTGGCATGCCAGCAGGTGTGGGGAACCCCCTGAGAACCCCTGGATAGTCCTGGACTAG